A genomic region of Yoonia rosea contains the following coding sequences:
- a CDS encoding TFIIB-type zinc ribbon-containing protein, whose protein sequence is MKCPIDGATLVISDRSGVEIDYCPECRGVWLDRGELDKIIERSAVAAAPPPAPRDTRGGHDDYRPRKKRESFLSELFDF, encoded by the coding sequence ATGAAATGCCCCATCGACGGCGCAACGCTCGTTATCTCTGACCGCAGCGGTGTTGAGATTGATTACTGCCCCGAATGCCGTGGCGTTTGGCTTGACCGCGGCGAACTGGACAAAATCATTGAACGCTCCGCTGTTGCCGCGGCACCGCCGCCCGCACCGCGTGATACGCGTGGCGGCCATGACGATTACCGCCCCAGGAAAAAGCGCGAAAGCTTCCTCAGCGAACTATTCGACTTTTAG
- the serB gene encoding phosphoserine phosphatase SerB: MQVVTLITTPTERNLDAALVDNLRNAWGGGDAHWLAIDEAAEFAIPSVPDNQWEVWADLQAACVDLVIQPHEGRRKKMLLADMDSTMIRQECIDELAAEAGVGPRVADITARAMNGELDFEEALIERVGLLKDLPVEIIEQVLDERITHMPGGYELVQTMKAHGAYAALVSGGFTAFTSRVAATLGFDENRANTLLSENDKLTGDVGRPILGKAAKVEALQEITARLGLTAADVLAVGDGANDLGMLKLAGTGVALHAKPTVQAECDVRINHGDLTALLFLQGYSRDEFVT; encoded by the coding sequence ATGCAGGTCGTCACATTAATCACAACACCCACAGAACGTAATCTGGATGCGGCGCTGGTCGACAACCTGCGCAACGCATGGGGCGGCGGCGACGCGCATTGGCTGGCCATTGACGAGGCCGCTGAGTTTGCGATTCCATCTGTGCCGGACAACCAGTGGGAGGTCTGGGCCGACCTGCAAGCCGCCTGCGTCGATCTGGTGATCCAGCCCCATGAGGGGCGGCGGAAAAAAATGCTTCTGGCCGATATGGACAGCACAATGATCCGGCAGGAATGTATTGACGAACTGGCCGCCGAGGCAGGTGTCGGACCGCGTGTGGCCGATATCACGGCGCGGGCGATGAATGGCGAGCTTGATTTTGAAGAGGCACTGATCGAGCGGGTTGGCCTGCTTAAGGACCTGCCTGTCGAGATCATCGAGCAGGTTCTGGATGAGCGTATCACGCATATGCCTGGTGGTTATGAGCTGGTGCAAACCATGAAGGCGCACGGGGCCTACGCGGCACTGGTCTCGGGTGGGTTCACGGCTTTCACGTCGCGTGTTGCTGCAACGCTCGGGTTTGACGAGAATCGCGCCAATACCTTGCTGTCCGAGAACGACAAGCTGACAGGCGATGTCGGGCGGCCCATTCTGGGCAAAGCGGCCAAGGTCGAGGCCTTGCAAGAGATCACGGCACGCCTTGGCTTGACGGCGGCGGATGTGTTGGCGGTCGGCGACGGGGCCAACGACCTCGGCATGTTGAAACTGGCAGGCACTGGCGTGGCGCTTCACGCAAAACCCACCGTGCAGGCTGAATGCGACGTGCGCATCAATCACGGTGACCTGACCGCGCTTCTTTTCCTGCAAGGCTATAGCCGCGACGAGTTTGTCACCTAG
- a CDS encoding glycine zipper 2TM domain-containing protein, producing the protein MKQMFVMTLAGVTFLTVPACENLTTEQRTIVGMTGGAAAGLITADMFDANRDWRLIAALAGAAAGTIVAQNDATQECAYARGDGTYIVAPCP; encoded by the coding sequence ATGAAACAGATGTTTGTGATGACCCTCGCTGGTGTGACCTTTCTGACGGTGCCTGCCTGTGAAAACCTGACAACCGAGCAACGGACCATAGTGGGCATGACCGGCGGTGCTGCTGCGGGTTTGATCACTGCCGATATGTTTGATGCCAACCGCGACTGGCGTTTGATTGCCGCACTGGCGGGTGCTGCTGCGGGGACAATCGTTGCGCAAAATGATGCCACGCAGGAATGCGCCTATGCGCGGGGTGATGGTACTTACATTGTCGCCCCCTGCCCATAG
- a CDS encoding trans-sulfuration enzyme family protein — MDNTKKPATIAAHAAGAIDAQSGGVVPALQPSTTYLRDADYALVRPDNIYSRADSDNLRQAEEVLRRLEGAEETLLFPSGMAAIAAVFRTLPNGGTAIVQSGIYWGTTAWIRDFCTRRDITLIEVEAEALATTCQSQAADLVFIETPSNPWLKTVDIRAIAAASNATLVVDATAATPILTRALDFGADIVMHSATKGINGHSDVLAGVLSTRAKDAPIWDMIRADRKMAGAILGPFEAWMLTRAMRTLPLRVERMSQNAQMLAEHLMAHSAVEGVFYPGLPSHAGHDIACQQMTGGFGSLLSVLVKGGREDALRVVGKLELFLRATSLGGVESLVEHRHTIEPHTGIPENLIRVSVGIEDIGDLIADWDQALG, encoded by the coding sequence ATGGATAATACAAAAAAGCCCGCCACAATCGCAGCCCACGCTGCCGGAGCCATTGACGCGCAATCCGGCGGTGTCGTGCCTGCGCTGCAGCCGTCCACAACCTATCTGCGTGATGCCGATTATGCGCTGGTTCGTCCCGACAACATCTATTCACGGGCGGACTCTGACAATCTACGTCAGGCAGAAGAGGTCTTGCGCAGACTGGAAGGGGCGGAAGAGACGCTGCTGTTCCCGTCAGGTATGGCCGCAATTGCCGCCGTGTTCCGCACGCTGCCCAATGGCGGCACGGCGATTGTCCAATCAGGGATCTATTGGGGCACGACCGCTTGGATCAGGGATTTCTGTACACGGCGCGATATCACCCTCATCGAGGTAGAGGCCGAGGCGCTGGCGACCACCTGTCAGTCGCAAGCTGCAGATCTCGTCTTCATCGAGACCCCCTCAAACCCGTGGCTCAAAACCGTTGATATCCGCGCTATCGCCGCAGCAAGCAACGCGACATTGGTCGTCGATGCCACCGCAGCCACACCCATTCTGACACGCGCGCTTGATTTCGGGGCCGACATTGTCATGCATTCCGCGACCAAGGGTATCAACGGGCATTCCGACGTTCTGGCAGGGGTGCTATCGACCCGCGCAAAAGACGCGCCGATCTGGGATATGATCCGTGCAGATCGCAAAATGGCGGGTGCAATCCTTGGGCCGTTCGAGGCGTGGATGCTGACCCGCGCAATGCGCACACTGCCTTTGCGGGTTGAGCGTATGTCGCAGAATGCGCAGATGCTGGCCGAACATCTGATGGCCCATTCCGCTGTCGAGGGCGTGTTTTACCCTGGCCTGCCGTCGCACGCGGGCCACGATATTGCCTGCCAACAGATGACGGGCGGCTTTGGCAGCTTGCTGTCGGTTCTTGTCAAAGGGGGGCGGGAGGACGCGTTGCGCGTTGTCGGAAAACTGGAACTCTTCTTGCGTGCCACATCGCTGGGCGGCGTCGAAAGTCTGGTGGAACACCGGCACACGATTGAACCGCACACCGGTATTCCTGAAAACCTGATCCGCGTGTCGGTGGGGATCGAGGATATTGGCGATCTGATTGCCGATTGGGATCAGGCGCTGGGCTAG
- a CDS encoding rhodanese-like domain-containing protein — MKSAKHFLEEANAHVVRITAEQAIAKHAEGKATFIDVRDSADIAKSGTIAGAHRVPRGFIEFAADPEMQFHNPIFDKDAELCLVCGAGGQAALAGKTLKDMGYKNVINVGGIGDWKAAGGPTED, encoded by the coding sequence ATGAAATCCGCCAAGCATTTTCTAGAAGAAGCCAACGCACATGTCGTGCGCATCACCGCCGAGCAGGCGATTGCAAAACATGCCGAGGGCAAAGCCACCTTCATCGACGTGCGCGATAGCGCTGATATCGCTAAATCGGGTACAATCGCCGGTGCCCACCGTGTACCACGCGGGTTTATCGAATTTGCAGCTGATCCTGAGATGCAGTTCCACAACCCGATTTTTGACAAAGACGCCGAGCTTTGCCTTGTCTGTGGCGCAGGCGGACAGGCTGCATTGGCGGGCAAGACGCTCAAGGACATGGGCTATAAGAATGTCATCAACGTCGGCGGTATCGGCGACTGGAAAGCGGCGGGCGGCCCGACCGAGGACTAG
- a CDS encoding response regulator transcription factor: MGQLKKILLVDDDDDLREALGEQLLMTEDFDVFEADDGANAMIKAKEGLYDLMILDVGLPDTDGRELCRLMRKQGVKCPIIMLTAQDSDADTILGLDAGANDYVSKPFKFPVLLARIRSQLRTHEQSEDAVFQLGPYTFKPAQKLLVTEDDKKVRLTEKETNILKYLYRATDGVVARDVLLHEVWGYNAGVTTHTLETHIYRLRQKIEPDPSNARLLVTESGGYRLVA, from the coding sequence ATGGGACAGCTCAAAAAGATTCTATTGGTCGATGATGATGATGACCTGCGTGAGGCGCTGGGCGAACAACTGTTGATGACCGAAGATTTTGACGTCTTTGAGGCAGACGATGGCGCCAACGCGATGATCAAGGCCAAAGAGGGCCTGTATGATCTGATGATCCTCGATGTGGGTCTGCCCGATACCGACGGGCGCGAGCTTTGCCGCCTGATGCGCAAGCAGGGCGTGAAATGCCCGATCATCATGCTGACCGCGCAAGACAGTGATGCCGACACCATTCTGGGCCTTGATGCGGGCGCGAATGATTATGTCAGTAAGCCATTCAAATTCCCTGTACTTCTGGCCCGTATCCGAAGCCAGTTGCGCACGCACGAACAGTCCGAAGATGCTGTTTTCCAGCTTGGACCATATACGTTCAAACCCGCCCAAAAGCTGCTTGTGACAGAGGATGACAAGAAGGTTCGCCTGACTGAAAAAGAGACAAATATTCTGAAATACCTGTACCGTGCGACAGACGGTGTTGTCGCCCGAGACGTGCTTTTGCACGAGGTTTGGGGCTATAATGCGGGCGTGACCACGCACACATTAGAGACACATATTTACCGTCTTCGTCAAAAAATTGAACCAGATCCGTCCAATGCGCGCCTTCTTGTGACCGAATCCGGGGGCTACAGATTGGTTGCGTAG
- the ribA gene encoding GTP cyclohydrolase II: MAFGPDITERLARARADLRMGVPIVLDGGALVLASETLDAARLADLRALGGPAVLAVTGRRADTLKARAYDGDIARIVLPPDATINWVRAVADPADDLRAPMKGPLQTLRDGPAELHRAAIALVKAARLLPAAVVLPLENAAAFASQHNLTLIPADAALDTGLSPLNPIISARLPLEVSEAGRLHIFRPDDGAEEHYAVEIGKPDRSKPVLSRLHSACFTGDLLGSLKCDCGPQLRGALAQMGAEGAGVLLYLNQEGRGIGLANKMRAYSLQDQGFDTVEANHRLGFEDDERDFRIGAGILKRMGFGAVRLLTNNPAKVARMEYCGIEVTERVPLKVGGNRHNHAYLATKAAKSGHLL, translated from the coding sequence ATGGCATTTGGCCCCGACATTACCGAACGACTGGCGCGGGCCCGCGCTGACCTGCGCATGGGCGTCCCTATTGTGCTGGACGGCGGCGCGCTGGTGCTGGCATCCGAGACGCTGGATGCGGCACGTCTGGCCGATCTGCGTGCCTTGGGCGGGCCTGCGGTATTGGCCGTAACAGGGCGGCGGGCCGACACCCTCAAGGCGCGTGCCTATGACGGTGATATCGCGCGGATCGTTCTGCCACCCGACGCGACAATCAACTGGGTCCGTGCTGTCGCAGACCCCGCCGACGATCTGCGCGCGCCCATGAAAGGCCCGCTGCAAACCTTGCGCGACGGTCCTGCCGAGCTGCACCGCGCAGCGATTGCACTTGTCAAAGCTGCGCGCCTCCTGCCCGCCGCTGTCGTCTTGCCGCTGGAAAATGCGGCGGCATTTGCCAGCCAGCACAATCTGACGCTGATCCCGGCTGATGCCGCCCTCGACACAGGCCTCAGCCCTCTGAATCCGATCATTTCTGCGCGGCTCCCGCTTGAGGTTTCAGAGGCCGGACGCCTGCACATCTTCCGCCCCGATGACGGGGCCGAAGAACACTACGCTGTCGAAATCGGCAAACCTGACCGCAGCAAACCTGTGCTCTCGCGCCTGCATTCGGCCTGTTTCACTGGCGATCTGCTGGGCTCGCTTAAATGCGACTGTGGCCCGCAACTGCGCGGTGCGCTGGCGCAAATGGGGGCGGAAGGGGCAGGGGTGCTGCTTTATCTGAACCAGGAAGGCCGCGGCATCGGTCTTGCCAACAAAATGCGCGCGTATTCCTTGCAGGACCAGGGGTTCGACACAGTCGAGGCCAACCACCGCTTGGGTTTTGAGGACGATGAACGTGATTTCCGGATCGGTGCTGGAATTCTTAAACGGATGGGTTTTGGCGCGGTCCGATTGCTGACCAACAACCCCGCCAAGGTCGCGCGTATGGAATATTGCGGTATCGAAGTAACGGAGCGTGTCCCACTGAAAGTCGGCGGCAACCGGCATAACCACGCCTACCTTGCGACAAAGGCCGCGAAGTCAGGGCACTTATTATGA
- a CDS encoding YrbL family protein — protein MIKLNPEDRIAKGGGRDIYQHPDDDGLLIKIYRPKKKRFRLGAYFELETWWFGGYREWYVEYKHYIACLNRRGNCPLYMSELRGFSDTSLGLGQLVQKISDEGSPGLSITLRHVAKQQEISFDDIAPLVDQLFQDFGDDKVIFRDLNPSNILVVRDADKRPLRLVIIDGLGDYTYIPTRSYSRIAYRLWHKHEKSKVLAYLQEQYAK, from the coding sequence ATGATTAAACTCAATCCCGAAGACCGGATCGCCAAAGGCGGCGGGCGTGACATCTATCAACATCCTGATGATGATGGTCTATTGATCAAGATCTACAGGCCGAAGAAAAAGAGATTTCGTTTAGGCGCATACTTTGAATTGGAGACGTGGTGGTTTGGCGGCTATCGTGAATGGTATGTCGAATACAAACATTACATTGCCTGTTTGAACCGACGCGGAAATTGCCCGCTTTACATGTCCGAGCTTCGCGGTTTTTCCGACACGTCCCTTGGCCTTGGGCAGCTTGTTCAGAAAATAAGCGATGAAGGATCACCCGGCCTGTCGATCACGTTAAGGCACGTTGCAAAGCAGCAGGAGATTAGCTTTGATGACATCGCTCCGCTTGTCGATCAGCTTTTCCAGGATTTCGGTGATGACAAGGTCATTTTCAGAGACCTCAATCCCTCGAATATCCTTGTGGTGCGGGATGCAGACAAAAGGCCGCTGCGTCTTGTGATTATTGATGGCTTGGGGGACTACACGTATATCCCGACACGATCCTATAGTCGCATCGCGTATCGGCTTTGGCATAAACACGAAAAGTCAAAGGTTCTGGCGTATTTGCAAGAGCAATATGCCAAATGA
- a CDS encoding L,D-transpeptidase family protein, with product MKQTDLVLTPTHMRFLNRRFPCTIGRGGLTARKKEGDGATPRGTHRLVGMLYRPDRMARPADWALPIGPSDLWSDDPKHEDYNLMVRTPYPHSHERLRRADPMYDLVILTDWNWPYAVKGRGSAIFLHAWRGPGRPTAGCVAFRPEHLRWIAARIRHETRLVIA from the coding sequence ATGAAACAAACCGACCTTGTCCTCACGCCCACACATATGCGGTTCCTGAACCGCCGCTTTCCCTGTACCATAGGGCGCGGGGGGCTGACGGCCCGCAAGAAAGAGGGCGATGGCGCGACGCCGCGGGGAACGCACCGCCTTGTGGGCATGCTCTACCGGCCTGACCGCATGGCACGGCCTGCGGATTGGGCGCTGCCGATTGGGCCGTCCGACCTGTGGTCTGACGATCCCAAACATGAGGACTATAACCTGATGGTCCGCACACCTTATCCGCACAGCCATGAACGCCTGCGCCGTGCTGATCCGATGTACGATCTGGTGATCCTGACAGACTGGAACTGGCCCTATGCGGTCAAGGGGCGTGGTTCGGCGATTTTTCTGCACGCGTGGCGCGGTCCGGGGCGGCCTACGGCAGGGTGCGTGGCGTTCCGCCCTGAGCATCTACGCTGGATCGCCGCCCGTATCCGTCACGAAACACGGCTTGTTATCGCATAA
- a CDS encoding RNA pyrophosphohydrolase, translated as MTPEEIADLPYRPCVGIMLANPRGHVFVAQRKDRDTDAWQMPQGGVDKGENCRDAALRELEEETSIAPKLVTIEAESAGLIRYDLPHDLVPNIWKGRYRGQEQKWYLMRFHGMDHEINLQTETPEFTAWQWMAPDQLVESIVPFKRAVYEQVLAEFGPKL; from the coding sequence ATGACCCCTGAAGAAATTGCAGACCTGCCCTATCGTCCTTGCGTCGGCATCATGCTGGCCAATCCACGCGGGCATGTTTTTGTCGCTCAACGCAAAGACCGTGATACCGACGCGTGGCAAATGCCCCAAGGCGGCGTAGACAAAGGCGAAAACTGTCGTGACGCTGCCCTGCGCGAGTTAGAGGAAGAAACCAGCATCGCGCCCAAGCTTGTCACGATCGAGGCCGAGAGTGCGGGTCTGATCCGCTATGACCTGCCGCATGATCTGGTGCCGAACATCTGGAAAGGCCGCTATCGCGGGCAAGAGCAGAAATGGTACCTGATGCGGTTTCACGGGATGGATCACGAGATCAATCTGCAAACCGAAACCCCCGAATTTACCGCATGGCAATGGATGGCCCCCGATCAACTGGTCGAGAGTATCGTACCCTTCAAACGTGCCGTCTATGAGCAGGTTTTGGCGGAATTCGGCCCGAAACTCTGA
- a CDS encoding lytic murein transglycosylase, producing MHRRHFIATGLSALALPQMASANAAGFPNWIAGFRSRARNAGISDRTFNAAFANVSYLPDSIERDRNQAEFVRPLADYMASAVSETRVTTGREMVRRYAGVLAQIEARFDVEPAVVTAVWGMESNYGSRRGDTPLISTLATLAYDGRRGAFFESQLIAALKILQNGDVAPANMTGSWAGAMGHTQFIPTSYEAYAVDFTGDGRRDIWADDPTDALASTAAYFRRFNWRKGQPWGVEVRLPQGFDYEQTGRAVTRSPADWAQRGVVGVDGRAVPNYGDATLTTPTGAGGPAFMLFRNYDVISRYNNAEAYIIGVGHLSDRIRGAGPFQAAFPADERRLRRAERRELQQRLTDAGFSTGGVDGQIGPNSRAAIRAYQRAAGLPADGHPSFALLQRLR from the coding sequence ATGCACCGCAGGCACTTTATCGCAACAGGTTTGTCCGCTTTGGCTTTGCCCCAGATGGCCAGCGCAAACGCCGCAGGTTTTCCGAACTGGATCGCGGGCTTTCGCAGTCGCGCGCGCAATGCAGGGATTTCTGATCGCACCTTTAATGCGGCCTTTGCCAATGTGAGCTATCTGCCCGACAGTATCGAACGCGACCGCAATCAGGCCGAATTCGTGCGCCCATTGGCCGATTACATGGCCTCTGCGGTCTCCGAGACCCGCGTCACCACAGGGCGCGAGATGGTACGCCGCTATGCCGGTGTCCTGGCCCAGATCGAGGCTCGGTTTGATGTGGAGCCTGCGGTCGTCACTGCCGTTTGGGGTATGGAAAGCAACTATGGGTCGCGACGCGGCGATACCCCCTTGATCTCGACCCTTGCAACGCTGGCCTACGACGGGCGGCGCGGGGCATTCTTTGAAAGCCAGCTGATCGCGGCATTGAAGATCTTGCAGAACGGTGATGTGGCACCAGCCAATATGACAGGGTCCTGGGCCGGTGCGATGGGACATACGCAGTTTATTCCCACATCCTACGAGGCTTATGCCGTAGATTTCACCGGCGACGGGCGGCGCGATATCTGGGCGGATGATCCCACCGATGCGCTTGCCTCGACAGCGGCCTATTTCCGGCGCTTCAACTGGCGCAAAGGCCAGCCTTGGGGGGTCGAGGTGCGCCTGCCGCAGGGGTTTGACTATGAACAAACGGGACGGGCCGTGACCCGCAGCCCTGCCGATTGGGCGCAGCGTGGTGTCGTAGGCGTCGATGGGCGAGCGGTGCCGAATTATGGCGATGCGACCCTGACCACACCAACCGGCGCGGGTGGTCCTGCCTTCATGCTGTTCCGCAACTATGATGTGATCAGCCGCTACAACAATGCCGAAGCCTATATCATCGGTGTCGGCCATCTCTCGGATCGGATCCGTGGCGCGGGGCCGTTTCAGGCGGCCTTTCCAGCCGATGAGCGCCGCTTGCGTCGTGCCGAGCGGCGTGAGTTGCAGCAGCGGCTCACGGATGCGGGATTCTCAACAGGCGGTGTTGACGGACAGATCGGCCCGAATAGCCGTGCTGCGATCCGGGCCTATCAACGCGCCGCTGGCCTGCCCGCTGACGGGCATCCATCCTTCGCCCTATTGCAAAGGCTGCGCTGA
- a CDS encoding DUF1801 domain-containing protein, translating to MKYPFSDDKVARVFAAFPASERDMALSLRDLIFEVADATPEVGRLEETLKWGQPSYLTPETKSGSTLRVGLANGGGVAIFAHCGTDIISTYAATFGGLDQIEGNRAVVFRCADDIAPARLRLLVHHGLTYHLRKATFASA from the coding sequence ATGAAATATCCATTCTCCGACGACAAGGTGGCACGTGTCTTTGCGGCGTTTCCTGCGTCCGAACGGGATATGGCCCTGTCGTTGCGTGATCTGATCTTTGAGGTCGCTGACGCCACGCCAGAAGTAGGGCGGCTGGAAGAGACCCTGAAGTGGGGACAGCCGTCCTATCTGACACCTGAGACGAAATCAGGCTCAACCCTGCGGGTCGGGTTGGCAAATGGCGGTGGCGTGGCCATCTTTGCGCATTGCGGCACGGATATCATCAGCACCTATGCCGCGACGTTCGGCGGCTTGGACCAGATCGAAGGCAATCGTGCTGTGGTGTTTCGGTGCGCCGATGATATTGCACCCGCGCGCCTGCGGCTTTTGGTACACCACGGCCTGACCTATCATCTGCGCAAGGCTACTTTCGCGTCCGCTTGA
- the rnr gene encoding ribonuclease R, which produces MTRIPSKSEILAWISEHPTKAAKRDIAKAFGIKGAARIDLKRVLRELEDEGKLTKRRSSYRDAEELAPVAVLEVIEADADGDLFARPLEWKGEGAEPRILMLMRSSDPALGPGDRILGRLTVDKTEDHSHTARMIRRIGTNPLRILGVFRQASEGGRVLPIDKGADKQWTVAAGATGGAKDGELVEAEQAGPKGRMGLPKARIVARLGDPTAPRAVSLIAIHQHGIPDHFPDEAVAEADAATPAGLDGRKDLRDLPLITIDPWDARDRDDACYVQPDPDPKNDGGFIIWVAIADVAHYVTPNSELDREARKRGNSTYFPDRVVPMLPDRLSGDLCSLHEGVERACLAVSMRIDSAGNKIDHAFHRGLMNSKASLNYEEVQAGVDGQPNEKVAPILEPIIKPLYAAFAALMKARAQRQPLELDLPERQIVLDDAGKVSSVQFKERLDAHRLIEEFMVLANVAAAETLIAKKSPLLFRVHEEPSPEKLDALREVATASGLVLAKGQVLKTAHLNKLLAGAEGTENDELINMATLRSMTQAYYSPDNFGHFGLALRSYAHFTSPIRRYSDLIVHRALIKAHGWGEDGLSPWDIEHLSETAKIISDTERRSMTAERDTTDRYLAAFLSDRIGAELTGRISGIAKFGVFVKLDETGADAMIPIRTLGREYFHYDADTQTLMGADTGMVIGLGQRVTVKLAEAAPVTGGLIVELLTLDDRSVPRGPSKGRGKPPRRKMGSARKKAAKTARKVKRTRK; this is translated from the coding sequence ATGACACGCATTCCTTCCAAATCCGAAATCCTTGCATGGATCTCCGAGCACCCCACCAAAGCCGCCAAACGCGATATTGCGAAGGCCTTTGGCATCAAGGGTGCGGCCCGCATCGACCTCAAGCGCGTGCTGCGCGAGTTGGAGGATGAAGGCAAACTGACCAAGCGGCGCAGCTCGTACCGTGATGCCGAAGAACTGGCCCCTGTCGCGGTGCTTGAAGTGATCGAGGCGGATGCCGACGGCGATCTTTTCGCACGACCCTTGGAGTGGAAAGGCGAAGGGGCCGAACCGCGCATACTCATGCTCATGCGCTCCAGTGACCCCGCCCTTGGGCCGGGTGACCGTATTCTGGGCCGCCTGACCGTCGACAAGACCGAAGACCACAGCCACACCGCCCGCATGATCCGCCGGATCGGGACAAACCCGCTGCGTATTCTGGGCGTGTTTCGTCAGGCCTCGGAAGGGGGGCGTGTGCTGCCTATTGATAAGGGGGCAGACAAACAGTGGACCGTCGCCGCTGGTGCGACGGGTGGCGCCAAGGACGGCGAGTTGGTCGAGGCCGAACAAGCCGGACCCAAAGGCCGCATGGGCCTGCCCAAAGCGCGGATCGTGGCACGTCTGGGTGATCCGACCGCGCCGCGCGCGGTGTCTTTGATTGCGATCCACCAGCACGGCATTCCGGATCATTTCCCCGATGAGGCCGTGGCCGAGGCCGATGCGGCCACGCCTGCGGGGTTGGACGGGCGCAAGGATCTGCGTGATCTGCCACTCATCACCATCGACCCTTGGGATGCACGCGACCGCGATGACGCCTGCTATGTTCAGCCCGACCCTGACCCGAAAAACGACGGTGGTTTCATCATCTGGGTCGCGATTGCCGATGTTGCCCATTACGTCACACCCAATTCAGAACTGGACCGTGAAGCGCGCAAGCGGGGCAATTCCACCTATTTTCCAGACCGTGTGGTGCCAATGCTGCCCGATCGGCTCTCGGGTGATCTCTGCTCGCTGCATGAAGGGGTAGAGCGGGCCTGTCTGGCTGTGTCGATGCGGATTGATTCGGCGGGCAACAAGATTGACCATGCCTTTCATCGCGGGCTGATGAACTCGAAAGCCTCGCTGAATTATGAAGAGGTGCAGGCCGGCGTTGACGGGCAACCCAATGAGAAGGTTGCCCCGATCCTCGAGCCAATCATCAAACCGCTTTATGCCGCTTTTGCAGCCTTGATGAAGGCACGCGCGCAACGGCAGCCGCTGGAACTGGACCTGCCCGAACGCCAGATCGTGCTGGATGATGCCGGCAAGGTAAGTTCGGTGCAGTTCAAAGAGCGCCTTGATGCGCACCGGCTGATTGAGGAATTCATGGTGCTGGCGAATGTCGCTGCGGCCGAGACGCTGATCGCCAAGAAATCACCGCTGCTCTTTCGTGTGCATGAAGAACCCAGTCCCGAAAAACTGGACGCTCTGCGCGAGGTCGCGACGGCCTCGGGCCTTGTACTGGCCAAGGGACAGGTGTTGAAGACCGCGCATCTGAACAAGCTTTTGGCGGGTGCCGAGGGCACCGAAAATGACGAGCTGATCAATATGGCGACGCTGCGGTCGATGACGCAGGCCTATTATTCGCCGGATAATTTTGGACACTTCGGTCTTGCGCTGCGGTCCTATGCGCATTTCACATCGCCCATTCGCCGCTATTCGGATCTGATTGTGCACCGTGCGCTGATCAAGGCCCACGGATGGGGTGAAGACGGGCTAAGCCCGTGGGACATCGAGCATCTGTCAGAGACCGCCAAGATCATCAGCGATACCGAGCGCCGCTCCATGACGGCGGAACGTGATACGACAGACCGGTATCTGGCGGCGTTTCTGTCGGACCGTATCGGCGCGGAATTGACCGGACGGATCAGCGGAATTGCCAAGTTTGGTGTCTTTGTGAAGCTGGATGAAACCGGTGCCGATGCGATGATACCGATCCGGACGTTGGGACGCGAGTATTTCCATTATGACGCAGACACCCAGACGCTGATGGGCGCAGATACCGGCATGGTCATCGGGCTGGGCCAGCGTGTGACGGTCAAGCTGGCAGAAGCGGCCCCTGTGACCGGCGGGCTGATTGTCGAATTGCTGACGCTCGATGACCGCAGCGTGCCGCGCGGCCCGTCCAAGGGGCGGGGCAAACCGCCACGGCGCAAGATGGGATCGGCCCGCAAGAAAGCGGCCAAGACAGCGCGCAAGGTCAAGCGGACGCGAAAGTAG